Proteins encoded together in one Candidatus Eremiobacterota bacterium window:
- a CDS encoding NUDIX domain-containing protein codes for MSANVIMYIKGSSRGNPGPAGVGVIICDHWGRVVKKIGEYIGVSTTAQAEFRALLRGIEEMRSMNAFRVKIFSDNEPLIKHMTGIYKVKGDELVGLLEQIKALSKGLSLEFIQIHALRNREAELLAREALEKESSKSLSPNQGRSPQGASKGEIDIKAVRAALQRAMLLEDITKVKPEAPETPLHAPQEAPAPPPAGIDEGSLQHEKDLIDDLCPEEREERQISAGGVVYKKEGQRIKVCLIAKKDKRVWALPKGRLQPGENLEETARREIAEETGHLTEVREKIDEISYHFYWKEANVFYHKTVYFFLMPVIQENFYPRDGEVDDVIWLTLGEAYKKLTYLNEKEILRKAQKILVKR; via the coding sequence ATGTCAGCCAATGTAATAATGTATATCAAGGGAAGCTCCCGCGGGAACCCCGGTCCTGCGGGCGTGGGAGTCATCATTTGTGATCACTGGGGAAGAGTGGTCAAGAAGATCGGCGAATACATCGGGGTCTCAACGACGGCCCAGGCGGAGTTTCGGGCGCTGCTGAGGGGAATCGAGGAAATGCGCTCGATGAATGCCTTCCGCGTCAAGATATTCTCCGACAACGAGCCCCTTATCAAGCACATGACAGGCATCTACAAGGTGAAGGGCGACGAGCTCGTGGGGCTGCTGGAGCAGATAAAGGCGCTCTCCAAAGGCCTCTCCCTGGAGTTTATCCAGATCCATGCCCTCAGAAACAGGGAAGCCGAGCTTCTTGCGAGAGAAGCCCTGGAAAAGGAATCAAGCAAGAGCCTGTCACCCAACCAGGGAAGATCCCCCCAGGGAGCGAGCAAGGGCGAGATTGATATCAAGGCGGTAAGGGCTGCGCTCCAGAGGGCAATGCTGCTGGAAGACATCACGAAAGTGAAGCCTGAAGCTCCTGAGACACCCCTCCACGCGCCGCAGGAGGCCCCGGCCCCGCCTCCCGCAGGCATTGACGAAGGCTCTCTCCAGCATGAAAAGGACCTCATTGACGACCTTTGTCCCGAAGAGCGGGAAGAGCGGCAGATATCGGCGGGGGGAGTGGTCTATAAAAAGGAGGGCCAGAGGATCAAGGTATGTCTCATCGCCAAGAAGGATAAGCGCGTATGGGCGCTCCCCAAGGGACGGCTCCAGCCTGGTGAAAATCTCGAGGAGACGGCCCGCAGGGAGATAGCCGAGGAGACGGGCCATCTTACCGAGGTGCGCGAGAAGATTGACGAGATAAGCTACCATTTTTACTGGAAAGAGGCTAATGTATTCTACCACAAGACGGTCTATTTCTTTCTCATGCCGGTTATCCAGGAGAATTTCTACCCCCGCGACGGTGAAGTCGATGACGTGATCTGGCTGACTCTCGGCGAGGCCTATAAAAAACTCACGTACCTCAATGAAAAAGAGATCCTGCGAAAAGCCCAGAAGATTCTCGTGAAAAGGTAA
- a CDS encoding bifunctional enoyl-CoA hydratase/phosphate acetyltransferase has translation MIKSMQDVLDYAKKCPSQKIAVVAPEDESSLLAIQHAIEEDVAEAILVGSKKLIEDEMKKIGMGFSKVEILDVADHDSAAKRSVELVHRKEAALLMKGNVHTDCLLKAVLDKDVGLRKGTIMSHAFAMQSPRYHKLFFLTDVAMNIAPTLDQKVQILQNVIELVHDIFEVPLAKVAVLGAVETVNPKMPCTYDAACLSKMSERGQIKHAIVDGPLAFDNAISSESAKIKGIDSPVAGDPDILLFPEIESGNVVYKALMYLADCQSAGIILGARAPIVLTSRADDMKTKLNSIALCAIASLKARERVPV, from the coding sequence ATGATCAAATCCATGCAGGATGTGCTTGACTATGCGAAAAAATGTCCCTCTCAGAAAATAGCCGTTGTCGCTCCGGAAGATGAGTCGTCCCTTCTGGCGATACAGCACGCCATCGAAGAGGATGTGGCTGAGGCTATTCTTGTAGGAAGCAAGAAGCTGATTGAAGATGAGATGAAGAAGATCGGCATGGGGTTCTCAAAGGTGGAGATCCTGGACGTGGCCGATCACGACAGCGCGGCGAAGCGCTCTGTCGAACTGGTGCACAGGAAAGAGGCGGCCCTTCTCATGAAGGGGAATGTCCACACCGACTGCCTTCTCAAAGCAGTGCTGGACAAGGATGTGGGCCTCAGGAAAGGCACCATAATGAGCCATGCCTTTGCGATGCAGTCACCGCGGTATCACAAGCTTTTTTTCCTCACCGACGTGGCGATGAATATCGCTCCCACTCTCGATCAGAAGGTGCAGATTCTCCAGAACGTGATAGAGCTTGTCCATGACATCTTCGAGGTGCCCCTGGCCAAGGTGGCTGTCCTGGGCGCTGTGGAGACGGTAAACCCCAAGATGCCCTGCACCTATGATGCCGCATGCCTCTCCAAGATGTCGGAGCGCGGCCAGATAAAGCATGCCATCGTTGACGGCCCCCTTGCCTTTGACAATGCCATCTCCTCTGAATCTGCAAAGATAAAGGGCATAGACTCCCCCGTGGCAGGCGATCCCGATATCCTGCTGTTCCCCGAGATCGAATCGGGAAACGTCGTTTACAAAGCCCTCATGTATCTTGCGGACTGTCAATCTGCCGGTATCATCCTGGGCGCCCGGGCACCTATTGTGCTCACGAGCAGGGCAGACGACATGAAAACAAAGCTCAACTCCATAGCCCTCTGCGCCATAGCGTCTCTGAAAGCCAGGGAAAGAGTGCCGGTTTAG
- a CDS encoding DNA methyltransferase gives MPREMLLPEMVSPPARAQEKMPGRIRRPYANPSFSDIDMSRWKEYLGDIITDSLWLLGARDRTGPHVGDYHGNFVPQIAYQVITRFTKRGELVLDLFSGMGTTLIECRHLGRHGIGVELNHEVVRSSHERIMEAANPHNIKTSLVNGDSTSPTVLEKVKILIKDLGRTNVQHVVLHPPYWDIIQFNDDPRDLACAPTGEEFIKRFEQVVRHAHQVLENRRFMTLVIGDKYAKGEWVPLGFECMNMCRRVGFKLKAINVKDIQGNEKGKGKKGNLWKYRALKQGFYVFKHEYIMIFQKV, from the coding sequence ATGCCAAGAGAAATGCTTCTGCCCGAGATGGTGAGTCCACCAGCAAGGGCTCAGGAAAAGATGCCAGGAAGAATAAGGCGTCCCTACGCCAATCCATCGTTCTCAGACATCGACATGTCAAGATGGAAAGAATATCTGGGTGATATTATCACTGACAGCCTCTGGCTTTTAGGCGCCCGGGACAGGACAGGCCCCCACGTGGGAGACTACCACGGCAATTTTGTGCCCCAGATAGCCTACCAGGTGATTACAAGGTTTACCAAGCGCGGCGAGCTGGTGCTCGATCTCTTCAGCGGGATGGGAACAACCCTCATAGAGTGCCGCCATCTCGGGAGGCATGGCATAGGGGTTGAACTCAACCACGAAGTGGTGAGAAGCTCCCATGAGAGGATCATGGAGGCGGCAAATCCCCATAATATCAAGACAAGCCTCGTCAATGGAGACTCAACATCGCCGACGGTGCTTGAAAAAGTGAAGATCCTGATAAAAGATCTGGGAAGAACCAATGTGCAGCACGTGGTCCTTCACCCTCCTTACTGGGATATCATCCAGTTCAACGACGATCCCCGTGATCTTGCCTGTGCCCCCACCGGAGAAGAGTTTATCAAGCGTTTTGAACAGGTGGTGAGGCATGCCCATCAGGTGCTTGAGAACCGGCGTTTCATGACCCTGGTGATAGGTGACAAGTATGCCAAGGGCGAGTGGGTTCCCCTGGGATTTGAGTGCATGAACATGTGTCGCCGTGTGGGCTTCAAGCTCAAGGCTATCAACGTGAAGGACATTCAGGGGAATGAGAAGGGCAAGGGGAAGAAGGGGAATCTCTGGAAGTACCGAGCCCTCAAGCAGGGTTTTTATGTATTCAAGCACGAATATATAATGATATTCCAGAAAGTCTGA
- the aroB gene encoding 3-dehydroquinate synthase has product MHQLEIICPLPSSATKLYIGAALMEKTALLLREASLEGPLFIVTNRKVGPLYGEKLALSLKEAGYLCYYTEIPDGERYKTMTWAQRLLDLLVDCGMERTSTLIGLGGGVVCDISGFVASTYMRGIPHVLIPTTLLAQVDASIGGKTGVDHRQGKNMIGTFYHPRLIISDTDLLATLAKRHLACGMAEVIKSALIASPELFELLDKASGRAEALEEIIFQTSSIKASVVMNDPREQGIRAHLNLGHTLGHAIETATGFRKYLHGEAVAIGLRGACLLAERMGRINHKVTERVVNLLKAWALPVKLRDCDSEAVLSALQHDKKKKGKVRFVLPWGIGHVAMTDEVPESLVETIVQELSK; this is encoded by the coding sequence ATGCACCAGTTGGAAATCATCTGCCCTCTCCCCTCATCGGCGACAAAGCTTTATATCGGCGCTGCTCTGATGGAAAAGACCGCCCTGCTGCTGAGGGAGGCTTCCCTTGAAGGCCCTCTCTTCATCGTCACCAACAGGAAGGTAGGCCCACTCTATGGGGAAAAGCTTGCCCTCTCTCTCAAGGAGGCGGGATATCTCTGTTATTATACGGAAATTCCTGACGGTGAGCGTTATAAGACAATGACATGGGCTCAGAGGCTCCTGGATCTCCTAGTGGACTGCGGCATGGAGCGAACCTCCACGCTGATAGGCCTTGGAGGAGGAGTTGTCTGTGATATCTCCGGTTTTGTGGCGTCAACCTACATGCGCGGTATCCCTCATGTCTTGATCCCTACCACCCTTCTTGCCCAGGTTGACGCGAGCATAGGGGGGAAGACCGGAGTCGATCACCGGCAGGGAAAAAACATGATAGGCACTTTTTACCATCCCCGCCTTATCATCTCCGATACTGATCTGCTGGCAACCCTCGCGAAGCGGCACCTTGCCTGCGGCATGGCAGAAGTGATCAAGTCGGCCCTTATTGCCTCGCCGGAGCTTTTTGAGCTTCTTGACAAGGCATCCGGCAGGGCAGAGGCCCTTGAGGAGATTATTTTTCAGACCTCATCAATAAAAGCTTCGGTGGTCATGAACGATCCCCGGGAGCAGGGGATCAGGGCTCACCTGAACCTGGGCCATACTCTCGGGCACGCCATTGAAACAGCAACCGGCTTCAGGAAGTATCTCCACGGGGAAGCCGTGGCGATCGGCCTGAGAGGGGCATGCCTTCTTGCCGAGAGGATGGGCAGAATCAATCACAAGGTGACCGAGAGGGTGGTGAACCTTCTCAAGGCATGGGCCCTTCCCGTGAAGCTCAGAGATTGTGACAGTGAAGCCGTTTTGAGCGCGCTCCAGCATGACAAGAAAAAAAAGGGAAAGGTCCGTTTCGTGCTCCCATGGGGCATAGGTCATGTGGCCATGACGGATGAAGTGCCTGAATCCCTTGTGGAAACCATTGTTCAGGAGCTCTCCAAGTGA
- a CDS encoding DUF4126 domain-containing protein — translation MEHLPMILIEGALGFSLAACAGLRAFLPLFVIGVLSRTGALQLGDSFTWIGSTHALIAFGTATVIEVLGDKFPAVDNVLDSAGLIIKPVAGTLLFSAVIVKMDPLLSIILGIIAGGSIAELIHVKKAAIRLASSGLTGGIANPFISCIEDIGALAGTFLSYALPLLAVFLVTAGIFLFLKLYRRSVLKRQARAGQAPLPAGGAERESAVERNGAA, via the coding sequence ATGGAACACCTGCCTATGATTCTCATTGAGGGAGCCCTGGGCTTCTCGCTGGCAGCCTGCGCAGGGCTGCGGGCTTTTCTTCCCCTCTTTGTCATAGGCGTTCTAAGCCGCACGGGGGCCCTGCAGCTGGGCGACAGCTTCACCTGGATAGGCTCCACCCATGCCCTTATTGCCTTCGGTACCGCTACCGTAATCGAAGTGCTGGGAGACAAGTTCCCCGCAGTCGATAATGTGCTTGACTCGGCAGGGCTCATCATCAAGCCGGTAGCAGGAACTCTTCTCTTTTCAGCGGTAATCGTCAAAATGGATCCTCTCCTTTCGATAATACTTGGCATCATTGCAGGAGGGAGCATCGCAGAGCTCATCCACGTAAAAAAAGCCGCCATCCGCCTCGCCTCCTCAGGGCTTACCGGAGGCATTGCCAATCCTTTCATTTCGTGTATTGAGGACATAGGGGCCCTTGCAGGCACCTTTTTATCCTACGCGCTGCCGCTCCTTGCAGTGTTTCTCGTCACGGCAGGCATTTTTCTATTCCTGAAGCTCTACCGCAGATCCGTGCTGAAGCGGCAGGCCCGGGCCGGGCAGGCACCTCTCCCCGCCGGGGGAGCGGAAAGGGAAAGCGCTGTTGAAAGGAATGGTGCAGCATGA
- a CDS encoding cytidine deaminase, which yields MKAELQGDWQARLIAHARDAREHAHAPYSHYKVGAAVLAGSGRIYGGCNIEYATYTLTRHAEMTAFEKAISEGERDFLALAVITDDKSAPFPCALCRQVMAEHCAPAFVVIGANMEGAIRKTTLAGLYPHCFGPRNLEA from the coding sequence ATGAAAGCTGAGCTGCAGGGGGACTGGCAGGCAAGGCTCATAGCCCATGCCCGCGATGCAAGGGAACATGCTCATGCGCCCTATTCACATTACAAGGTAGGGGCGGCAGTGCTTGCAGGAAGCGGAAGGATTTACGGCGGCTGCAACATTGAGTACGCCACCTACACCCTCACAAGGCATGCCGAGATGACCGCATTCGAAAAGGCTATTTCCGAGGGGGAAAGGGATTTTCTTGCCCTGGCCGTCATCACTGACGATAAAAGCGCTCCTTTCCCCTGCGCGCTCTGCCGCCAGGTCATGGCAGAGCACTGTGCTCCCGCCTTCGTGGTCATAGGGGCCAATATGGAAGGCGCCATAAGGAAAACAACCCTCGCAGGGCTCTATCCTCACTGTTTCGGTCCCCGCAACCTGGAAGCCTGA
- a CDS encoding glycoside hydrolase family 3 N-terminal domain-containing protein encodes MKKAFPVLLLFALLLAAPLFAADPPPQDIEARIEALLGNMSLEEKLGQMTQYSEGQSPIETEVMTGSEKDRQLHKNKTSRERFIALARRGMLGSLLNCIGAAKVNELQKVAVKESKLGIPIIFGYDVIHGYRTIFPIPLGQAASWNPGLVEKGAQVAAREAASEGIHWTFSPMVDIARDPRWGRIAEGSGEDPFLTSVMARAQVRGYQGSDLSSPSSVAACAKHYVGYGAAIAGRDYNTTEIPERSLREIYLPSFKAAVLEGVATFMSAFNDLNGVPTSGNRYTLTTILRDEWKFKGFVVSDWESILQLIPHGFAANRAQAGMEGVLAGVDMDMADGIYQECLPALVNEGKVPMAVIDESVRRILRIKFQKGLFENPYTDITLAPKVLLAESHKTDALAMARETIVLLKNEGKTLPLKTTLSSVAVVGPLANDGRNLMGSWYAQGRDGDNVPILFELRKKLSPSCKLTYSQGCPIEGPAKAGEIEAAVKAAKAADVVVAVLGERGDMCGEAASRSSIDLPGRQQELLEALHATEKPVVLVLLNGRPLTIQWAADHIPSIVEAWFPGTMGARAIADVIFGDYNPGGKLPVTFPRNVGQIPIYYSAKNTGRPASASDKFTSKYLDVPVTPLYPFGHGLSYTTFEYSGLELSSASIKRGEDLQVSVTVKNTGAREGDEVVQLYIRDHVASATRPLKELKAFSRIHLVPGEARKVSFTLTPDSFAFYNREMVRTVEAGAFSVFAGGSSQGGLEAKLEIE; translated from the coding sequence ATGAAAAAAGCCTTCCCCGTGCTCTTGCTCTTTGCCCTCCTTCTTGCGGCGCCCCTTTTTGCCGCCGACCCGCCGCCTCAGGACATAGAGGCCCGGATCGAGGCGCTCCTTGGAAATATGAGCCTCGAGGAAAAGCTCGGGCAGATGACGCAGTATTCCGAGGGGCAGAGCCCCATTGAGACCGAGGTGATGACCGGCAGCGAGAAAGACAGGCAGCTCCATAAGAACAAAACTTCCAGGGAGCGCTTCATCGCCCTGGCAAGGAGGGGCATGCTCGGCTCCCTTCTCAACTGCATCGGCGCGGCAAAAGTAAACGAGCTCCAGAAAGTGGCAGTGAAGGAATCGAAGCTCGGGATACCCATCATCTTCGGCTACGATGTCATTCATGGTTACCGCACCATATTCCCCATTCCTCTCGGGCAGGCGGCCTCGTGGAACCCCGGGCTCGTGGAAAAGGGTGCCCAGGTTGCCGCCAGGGAGGCCGCCTCGGAGGGAATCCACTGGACCTTCTCCCCCATGGTGGACATTGCCCGTGATCCCCGGTGGGGCCGCATTGCCGAGGGATCAGGCGAGGACCCCTTCCTCACGTCGGTCATGGCGAGGGCCCAGGTGAGGGGCTACCAGGGGAGCGACCTCTCGTCGCCGTCATCAGTGGCAGCCTGCGCCAAGCATTACGTGGGATACGGCGCCGCCATCGCAGGAAGGGATTACAATACCACCGAAATACCGGAGCGCTCCCTGAGGGAGATCTACCTGCCTTCTTTCAAGGCCGCCGTTCTGGAAGGCGTGGCGACCTTCATGAGCGCCTTCAACGACCTGAACGGCGTGCCCACCTCGGGAAACCGTTACACCCTCACCACGATCCTCCGCGACGAATGGAAATTCAAGGGATTCGTGGTGAGCGACTGGGAGTCAATACTCCAGCTCATCCCTCACGGCTTTGCCGCCAACAGGGCCCAGGCCGGCATGGAAGGCGTGCTTGCGGGCGTTGACATGGACATGGCCGACGGGATCTACCAGGAATGCCTGCCGGCCCTCGTCAACGAGGGGAAAGTGCCCATGGCGGTCATAGACGAATCGGTACGGCGCATCCTCCGCATAAAGTTCCAGAAGGGGCTCTTTGAGAATCCCTATACCGACATCACCCTCGCACCCAAGGTCCTCCTCGCCGAGAGCCACAAGACAGACGCACTTGCAATGGCGCGTGAGACGATAGTGCTGCTGAAAAACGAGGGAAAAACCCTTCCGCTGAAGACCACCCTCTCCTCTGTCGCTGTCGTGGGGCCCCTTGCCAATGACGGCAGGAACCTCATGGGCTCATGGTACGCCCAGGGAAGGGACGGGGACAATGTCCCGATCCTCTTCGAGCTGAGGAAGAAGCTTAGCCCCTCCTGCAAGCTCACCTATTCCCAGGGCTGCCCCATCGAGGGGCCGGCGAAAGCGGGTGAGATTGAGGCGGCCGTCAAAGCCGCGAAAGCAGCCGACGTGGTCGTCGCCGTGCTGGGAGAGCGCGGGGACATGTGCGGCGAGGCGGCAAGCAGGTCCTCGATAGATCTGCCCGGCCGCCAGCAGGAGCTCCTTGAAGCCCTCCACGCCACGGAAAAGCCCGTGGTGCTCGTCCTCCTCAACGGCAGGCCCCTCACCATCCAGTGGGCTGCCGATCACATCCCCTCAATCGTCGAGGCATGGTTTCCCGGCACCATGGGAGCGCGGGCCATCGCCGACGTGATCTTCGGCGACTATAATCCCGGCGGAAAGCTCCCCGTCACATTCCCGAGAAACGTCGGGCAGATTCCGATATACTACAGCGCCAAGAATACGGGGCGTCCCGCGTCAGCGAGCGACAAGTTCACCTCGAAGTATCTCGACGTGCCGGTGACGCCTCTCTATCCCTTCGGCCACGGCCTGAGCTACACCACCTTTGAATACAGCGGCCTTGAGCTCTCGTCGGCCAGTATCAAGAGAGGTGAAGACCTCCAGGTCTCCGTCACGGTAAAGAACACCGGCGCCAGGGAAGGCGACGAGGTGGTGCAGCTCTATATCCGGGATCATGTGGCAAGCGCCACGAGGCCTTTAAAGGAGCTGAAGGCTTTCAGCCGCATCCACCTTGTACCCGGTGAGGCAAGGAAGGTCTCATTCACCCTCACGCCTGATTCATTTGCCTTCTATAACAGGGAGATGGTCCGCACCGTCGAGGCCGGAGCTTTCTCTGTCTTTGCAGGGGGAAGCTCCCAGGGCGGCCTCGAGGCGAAGCTTGAGATCGAATAG
- the aroF gene encoding 3-deoxy-7-phosphoheptulonate synthase, whose protein sequence is MKNVKLAALKGVEKTVVTVGGCEIGGAFTVIAGPCSVESEKQIIETARAVKEAGAKILRGGAFKPRTSPYAFQGLGLKALKLLEKARRETGMPVVTEVLDTRDVSWVSEFVDMLQIGARNMQNFSLLKEVGRAGKPVILKRAMHSTLEEWLNCAEYILNGGNSQVILCERGVRTFETYTRNTLDLSAVPSLKELTHLPVIVDPSHGTGRISLIEPMSLAAAACGADGIMLEVHIRPEEALSDKDQSLSPSQFSDIMKKVTALNGFLEGIRRGEKEVKPDGSCKGKGKDRSHR, encoded by the coding sequence ATGAAAAACGTGAAACTGGCGGCTCTCAAAGGCGTCGAAAAAACCGTGGTCACCGTGGGAGGCTGCGAGATAGGGGGCGCCTTCACCGTCATTGCCGGCCCCTGCAGCGTCGAGAGCGAGAAGCAGATAATTGAGACCGCAAGGGCGGTGAAAGAGGCGGGGGCGAAGATCCTGCGCGGCGGGGCCTTCAAGCCCAGGACCTCCCCTTATGCCTTTCAGGGGCTGGGCCTCAAGGCCCTCAAGCTCCTTGAAAAGGCCCGCCGTGAGACCGGGATGCCCGTCGTCACCGAAGTCCTTGACACCCGCGACGTGTCATGGGTAAGCGAGTTTGTAGACATGCTCCAGATAGGGGCCCGCAACATGCAGAACTTCTCCCTCCTCAAGGAGGTGGGCCGGGCGGGAAAGCCGGTAATTCTGAAGAGGGCTATGCACTCGACTCTTGAAGAGTGGCTTAACTGCGCCGAATATATCCTGAATGGGGGGAACTCCCAGGTAATCCTCTGCGAGCGCGGCGTCCGCACTTTTGAGACGTATACGCGCAACACCCTTGATCTTTCAGCAGTCCCTTCCCTCAAGGAGCTCACCCACCTCCCCGTGATTGTCGATCCCTCCCACGGCACGGGGAGAATAAGCCTCATCGAGCCGATGAGCCTCGCGGCGGCCGCCTGCGGGGCAGACGGGATAATGCTCGAAGTCCACATAAGGCCGGAAGAGGCTCTCTCCGACAAGGATCAGTCCCTTTCGCCATCGCAGTTTTCTGACATAATGAAAAAAGTCACCGCCCTCAACGGTTTCCTTGAGGGCATCAGGCGGGGGGAAAAGGAGGTAAAGCCCGATGGATCTTGCAAAGGTAAGGGAAAAGATAGATCTCATCGATAA
- the pheA gene encoding prephenate dehydratase: MDLAKVREKIDLIDKKLINLLEERMELSLRAQKLKQEVEDRNREEEVMHHVAERSGGLVYPSFTRRLFELIIGESKRLQKNGYRLIGFQGEHGAYGEVATRAWDTHLAPIPCIEFADVFDSVSGKKLDFGMVPVENSLEGAVTQVNDLLIDTDLHIVGEVVIPVHHCLLALPDTDYREIKVVYSHPQALAQCRGFITRNALEMRPYYDTAGAAKMLARDMPHASAAIASSLAAELYNLQVIKENIEDHPSNFTRFVVLSREKAPMKGEKCSIVFSAAHRAGTLFGVLRLFAEAGINLTRIESRPLRNDPGHYVFFLDLLGDPEDRAVAAVLGEVEKATVKYKLLGSYGRA, from the coding sequence ATGGATCTTGCAAAGGTAAGGGAAAAGATAGATCTCATCGATAAAAAGCTCATAAATCTCCTGGAAGAGCGCATGGAGCTCTCGCTTAGGGCGCAGAAGCTCAAGCAGGAGGTGGAAGACCGAAACCGCGAGGAGGAAGTGATGCACCACGTGGCCGAGCGCTCGGGAGGCCTTGTGTATCCCTCCTTTACCCGGCGCCTCTTCGAGCTCATCATCGGGGAGAGCAAGCGCCTCCAGAAAAACGGCTACCGCCTCATAGGATTCCAGGGCGAGCACGGCGCTTATGGCGAGGTGGCAACGCGCGCCTGGGACACCCATCTCGCCCCCATACCCTGTATCGAGTTTGCCGATGTTTTCGACAGCGTGTCGGGAAAAAAACTTGACTTCGGCATGGTGCCCGTGGAAAACTCTCTCGAGGGCGCCGTCACCCAGGTCAATGACCTGCTGATCGACACGGACCTCCATATAGTGGGCGAAGTGGTGATTCCCGTCCATCACTGTCTCCTTGCGCTCCCTGATACTGATTACCGGGAGATAAAAGTGGTTTATTCCCACCCCCAGGCGCTTGCCCAGTGCAGGGGATTTATCACGCGCAACGCCCTTGAGATGCGTCCTTATTACGATACGGCAGGTGCGGCGAAAATGCTCGCCAGGGACATGCCCCACGCATCGGCAGCCATTGCGAGCAGCCTTGCCGCCGAGCTTTACAACCTCCAGGTCATCAAGGAGAACATCGAGGACCACCCCTCGAACTTCACGCGGTTCGTCGTACTCTCGAGGGAGAAGGCTCCCATGAAAGGTGAAAAGTGCTCAATCGTGTTCTCGGCAGCCCACCGGGCCGGCACGCTCTTCGGCGTTCTCAGGCTTTTCGCCGAGGCAGGAATCAACCTCACGAGGATTGAATCGCGGCCCCTCAGGAATGACCCGGGCCACTATGTCTTCTTTCTTGATCTGCTGGGAGATCCCGAAGACCGCGCCGTGGCCGCGGTACTTGGAGAAGTTGAGAAGGCCACTGTCAAATACAAGCTGCTGGGGTCGTACGGGAGGGCCTGA
- a CDS encoding prephenate dehydrogenase/arogenate dehydrogenase family protein, producing MKIAILGAGNMGAWLALTLAEDHEVGIYDIDSTRYAAMEGKKTIHTFLAPAALGEYRPNLLLNAVSLKNTVEAFESALPHVEESCLLADVTSIKGNLPAFYRGTSRRWVSVHPMFGPTFANLKALSRENAVIIKESADEGKAFFESFFKNLGVTIFYYHADEHDRMMAYSLTTPFVATLVFAACMTEDAVPGTTFARHREIARGLLGEDDQLLAEILFNDLSLSQIEQITNRLEFLKHIIRGRDGDEAVKFFAGLRKNIGGPLQETPSPQEDAIKA from the coding sequence ATGAAAATAGCCATTCTGGGAGCGGGAAACATGGGAGCCTGGCTTGCCTTGACCCTTGCAGAAGACCACGAGGTCGGTATTTATGACATTGACAGCACAAGATATGCCGCCATGGAGGGGAAAAAGACAATTCATACCTTCTTAGCTCCTGCTGCACTTGGAGAATACAGGCCGAACCTGCTCCTCAACGCCGTAAGTCTCAAAAACACCGTGGAAGCCTTCGAGAGCGCCCTCCCCCACGTGGAGGAATCGTGCCTGCTGGCCGACGTGACCTCCATCAAGGGAAACCTCCCGGCATTTTACCGGGGCACCTCGCGCCGCTGGGTCTCGGTCCATCCCATGTTCGGCCCCACCTTTGCCAACCTGAAGGCCCTCTCGCGGGAAAACGCCGTCATCATCAAGGAATCCGCCGACGAGGGAAAGGCCTTCTTTGAGAGCTTCTTCAAAAATCTGGGCGTCACTATCTTCTATTACCATGCCGACGAGCATGACAGGATGATGGCTTATTCACTTACTACGCCCTTTGTGGCAACGCTTGTCTTCGCCGCCTGCATGACTGAAGACGCCGTGCCCGGCACGACCTTCGCAAGGCACCGCGAGATCGCCAGGGGGCTCCTGGGTGAGGATGATCAGCTCCTCGCCGAGATTCTCTTCAACGATCTCTCTCTTTCACAGATTGAACAGATTACCAACAGGCTTGAGTTCCTGAAGCATATCATCAGGGGGCGCGACGGCGACGAGGCGGTGAAATTCTTCGCAGGCCTCAGGAAAAACATCGGCGGGCCCCTTCAAGAGACCCCTTCACCGCAGGAGGATGCCATTAAAGCCTGA